In Candida orthopsilosis Co 90-125, chromosome 6 draft sequence, the following are encoded in one genomic region:
- a CDS encoding Ctr1 copper transporter encodes MYKRHDMHDMSSSSMDMGSMATTTMSMAMETMAHAMNHSSSSNSSGGMGDMGDMGGMSSMASMHMYFTREFKDYPVIFKSLSASTKGEAFGIFVLLFFAAFFARFLEFIRNYLEEVVWQNKSYSEFEAGVVNHSANLQPATSIQPTGAAGAGAGGCCTGSADDEDSLDKHVSSDDVIVQSQESHSSKSNLPIASTIMRDAIRLVLCIVPDLFGYTLMLAAMTFTLTYFFAVVIGSGVGRFVSERLMEKFRIKRTPPRNCC; translated from the coding sequence ATGTACAAAAGACACGATATGCATGACATGAGTTCATCCTCAATGGATATGGGGTCAATGGCTACTACAACAATGAGTATGGCAATGGAAACAATGGCTCATGCCATGAACCACAGTAGTTCAAGCAATAGCAGTGGTGGTATGGGGGATATGGGAGATATGGGGGGTATGAGTAGTATGGCTAGTATGCACATGTATTTCACTAGAGAATTTAAAGATTATCCcgtcattttcaaaagtttatcaGCTTCGACAAAAGGTGAAGCATTTGGTATATTTGTCTTGTTATTCTTTGCTGCATTTTTTGCTAGGTTCCTAGAGTTTATTAGAAACTATTTGGAAGAAGTTGTATGGCAAAATAAAAGCTATAGTGAATTTGAAGCTGGTGTTGTCAATCATAGTGCTAATTTACAACCTGCCACGTCGATACAACCAACTGGTGCTGCTGGCgctggtgctggtggttGTTGTACAGGAAgtgctgatgatgaagatagTCTTGATAAACATGTATCAAGTGATGATGTTATTGTACAATCACAAGAGTCCCACTCATCGAAATCGAATTTACCAATCGCTAGTACTATAATGAGAGATGCTATACGGTTGGTGTTATGTATCGTTCCTGATTTATTTGGATACACATTGATGTTGGCGGCAATGACATTCACGTTGACGTATTTCTTTGCTGTTGTTATTGGATCTGGTGTTGGGAGATTTGTCAGTGAACGATTAATGGAAAAGTTTAGAATAAAACGCACACCGccaagaaattgttgctaG